Proteins from one Flammeovirgaceae bacterium genomic window:
- a CDS encoding carboxymuconolactone decarboxylase family protein produces the protein MKTYYNPEDLKKFGNIGEFQKNLADKFFDYYGETFKDGALTAREKSLIALAVAHAIQCPYCIDAYTVDTMEKGCDEGQMMEAVHVAAAIRSGASLVHSVQMMNKYKELSM, from the coding sequence ATGAAAACCTACTACAACCCCGAAGACCTGAAGAAGTTCGGCAACATTGGGGAATTTCAAAAGAACCTCGCGGATAAATTTTTTGATTATTATGGGGAGACCTTCAAAGACGGTGCCCTTACCGCCAGGGAAAAATCCCTGATTGCCCTGGCGGTGGCCCATGCCATTCAATGCCCTTATTGCATTGACGCCTACACGGTGGATACGATGGAAAAAGGATGCGATGAAGGACAAATGATGGAAGCCGTGCATGTGGCCGCGGCCATTAGGAGTGGCGCCTCCCTTGTGCACAGTGTGCAAATGATGAACAAGTACAAAGAGCTTTCAATGTGA
- the arsS gene encoding arsenosugar biosynthesis radical SAM protein ArsS (Some members of this family are selenoproteins.), producing MVKSLKARKSELADVGYELQILSEKTPTGFEPDAFATRLRENGLYPLKPVKIDTLQINVGKMCNQTCKHCHVDAGPDRKEIMTRETMQHCLDVIKANRFATIDLTGGAPEMNPNFRWFVESIREIDQETNIIVRCNLTIIVSNPAYYDLPVFFKKHRVEVTSSLPYFTALRTDAQRGEGVFEKSIRALQMLNEVGYGKEGSGLALNLVYNPSGAFLPGPQESLEREFKKKLKDPYQIEFNHLFAITNLPISRFLDYLLASGNFEGYMEKLISAYNPVAAEGVMCRNTISVGWDGCLYDCDFNQMLEMKVGVPRHHISGWDTQMLASREIKINQHCFGCTAGAGSSCGGATA from the coding sequence ATGGTCAAATCTTTAAAAGCCAGGAAGAGCGAATTGGCGGACGTAGGGTACGAACTCCAAATACTCAGCGAAAAAACGCCAACCGGTTTTGAGCCGGACGCGTTTGCCACCCGGCTGAGGGAAAACGGCCTGTACCCCCTGAAGCCTGTAAAAATCGACACGCTGCAAATCAACGTGGGCAAGATGTGCAACCAAACCTGCAAGCACTGCCATGTGGATGCCGGCCCCGACAGGAAGGAAATTATGACACGGGAGACCATGCAGCATTGCCTTGATGTGATAAAGGCAAACCGCTTTGCCACCATTGACCTCACGGGTGGCGCGCCCGAAATGAACCCCAACTTTAGGTGGTTTGTCGAATCGATAAGGGAGATTGACCAGGAAACAAACATTATCGTAAGGTGCAACCTGACGATAATCGTGTCGAACCCGGCTTATTACGACCTCCCTGTTTTTTTTAAAAAGCACCGTGTGGAGGTGACCTCGTCCCTTCCCTACTTTACCGCCTTGCGCACCGATGCCCAACGTGGGGAGGGCGTATTTGAAAAATCCATCCGGGCCTTGCAGATGTTGAACGAGGTGGGCTACGGAAAAGAAGGCAGTGGGCTGGCCCTCAACCTTGTGTACAACCCCTCCGGGGCATTCCTGCCCGGCCCTCAGGAATCGTTGGAGCGGGAATTCAAAAAGAAATTAAAAGACCCCTACCAGATCGAATTCAACCACCTCTTTGCCATTACCAACCTCCCCATCAGCCGGTTTTTGGATTACCTGCTGGCAAGTGGCAACTTTGAGGGCTATATGGAAAAATTGATTTCCGCGTACAATCCCGTTGCCGCTGAAGGCGTCATGTGCCGTAATACCATCTCAGTGGGGTGGGACGGTTGCCTGTACGATTGCGATTTCAATCAAATGTTGGAAATGAAGGTAGGCGTGCCCCGCCATCACATCTCCGGGTGGGATACCCAAATGCTCGCCAGCCGGGAAATAAAAATCAACCAGCATTGTTTTGGGTGCACGGCCGGTGCGGGGTCAAGTTGTGGCGGGGCCACAGCCTGA
- a CDS encoding TIGR04283 family arsenosugar biosynthesis glycosyltransferase, with amino-acid sequence MKISAIIPAFNEGENIGPLVTYIHQHGKDSISEVIVVDGQSDDQTVSVAQHSGAMVFISPVRSRAAQMNLGASHATGDILYFVHADVKPIESFASDIHDAIQSGYPSGCYRYRFDSSSRLLKANAYFTRFRGIMCRGGDQTLFIEKKLFHSLQGFDESFVIMEDYDFIQRIRKRNRFIIIPKYITVSARKYKSNSWLRVQVANLVVFILYFLRLPSKKMATLYKRMLNYG; translated from the coding sequence TTGAAGATCAGCGCTATCATACCTGCTTTTAACGAAGGGGAAAACATTGGCCCGCTCGTCACTTATATCCATCAGCACGGAAAAGACAGCATAAGTGAAGTCATTGTGGTGGATGGCCAGAGTGATGACCAAACGGTTTCCGTGGCCCAGCACTCTGGGGCAATGGTGTTTATTTCCCCCGTTCGGTCCCGGGCAGCCCAAATGAACCTGGGCGCCTCCCATGCCACAGGGGACATATTGTATTTTGTGCACGCAGACGTGAAACCCATCGAAAGTTTTGCCTCGGACATCCACGATGCCATCCAATCGGGTTATCCTTCCGGTTGTTACCGTTATCGCTTTGATTCCTCAAGCCGGCTGCTCAAGGCCAATGCCTATTTCACCCGTTTTCGCGGTATCATGTGCAGGGGTGGCGACCAAACATTGTTCATTGAAAAAAAGCTGTTCCATTCCCTTCAAGGGTTTGATGAAAGCTTCGTTATCATGGAAGACTATGACTTCATTCAACGAATACGGAAAAGGAACCGGTTTATCATCATCCCAAAGTACATTACCGTTTCCGCCAGAAAATATAAATCCAATTCCTGGTTGCGCGTGCAGGTTGCCAACCTTGTTGTCTTTATTTTGTATTTTTTAAGATTGCCGTCAAAAAAAATGGCCACGCTTTACAAAAGAATGTTAAATTATGGCTGA
- a CDS encoding VOC family protein produces MKLPIIAGIQQVGIGVADAEEAWAWYRKHFDMSIPIFKDKATASLMTRYTNGKAEDRFAILAINGQGGGGFEIWQYTSKEPQPPRVRPSLGDTGVYAIKIKSRDIGKSFSHFESHGIKTSGGIQTRPDGKKHFFVNDPYHNTFQVTEGNSWLKKNNAHSGGVAGCMIGVSNIDQSLPLYQSVLGHGEIAYDHTGVFDDFSGLPGEKKRYRRVALKSNPGRSGAFSRLLGDTELELVEALDEKPKKIFEDRCWGDLGFIHVCFDVHGMEQLGASCAKNNFPFTVDSSHSFDMGKAAGHFTYCEDPDGTLIEFVETHKIPIMEKLGWYLNVRKRDPSRPLPDWFFTLLGLTKVKN; encoded by the coding sequence ATGAAGTTGCCAATAATTGCAGGAATCCAACAAGTGGGGATTGGCGTGGCGGATGCCGAAGAAGCATGGGCTTGGTACCGCAAGCATTTTGACATGAGCATACCCATATTCAAGGACAAGGCCACCGCCTCCCTGATGACCCGGTACACCAATGGGAAAGCGGAAGACCGGTTTGCCATACTGGCCATCAACGGGCAAGGTGGCGGGGGTTTTGAGATATGGCAATACACCTCGAAAGAACCCCAACCTCCAAGGGTGCGCCCATCGCTGGGCGATACCGGGGTGTACGCCATCAAGATAAAATCGCGGGACATCGGCAAATCGTTTTCCCATTTTGAAAGCCACGGCATCAAAACATCCGGGGGCATTCAAACCCGGCCGGACGGAAAAAAACATTTCTTTGTAAATGACCCTTACCACAACACTTTTCAGGTAACGGAAGGAAACAGTTGGCTGAAAAAAAACAATGCCCATTCCGGGGGGGTCGCAGGGTGCATGATTGGCGTCTCCAATATAGACCAGTCCCTTCCCTTATACCAATCCGTATTGGGCCATGGGGAAATTGCCTATGACCATACCGGTGTGTTTGATGATTTTTCCGGGCTGCCGGGGGAAAAGAAAAGGTACAGGAGGGTAGCGTTGAAAAGCAACCCCGGAAGGAGCGGTGCCTTTAGCCGTTTGTTGGGCGATACCGAACTGGAACTTGTGGAAGCCCTTGACGAAAAGCCTAAGAAAATATTTGAAGACCGCTGCTGGGGGGACCTGGGCTTTATACATGTGTGCTTCGATGTGCACGGCATGGAGCAACTCGGGGCTTCCTGTGCCAAAAACAATTTTCCTTTTACCGTGGACAGCAGCCATTCTTTCGACATGGGGAAGGCCGCAGGGCATTTCACCTATTGTGAAGACCCGGACGGCACCTTGATAGAATTCGTGGAAACGCATAAAATCCCAATCATGGAAAAATTAGGGTGGTACCTGAACGTGCGCAAAAGGGACCCTTCAAGGCCGCTTCCTGACTGGTTTTTTACCCTATTGGGATTGACCAAAGTAAAAAACTAG
- the arfB gene encoding aminoacyl-tRNA hydrolase codes for MPVRAPHIEDILPELEFVTSRSGGPGGQHVNKVNSKVILKWDVAGSNQLSDGQKETIVVKLSRRMSKNGVLALQEQESRSQRANKEKVVARLDALLQKAFTVKKKRKPTKPTKASVQKRITGKKRNAEKKQWRQKPGH; via the coding sequence ATGCCTGTCCGCGCCCCGCATATTGAGGATATACTTCCTGAGCTGGAATTCGTGACGTCACGAAGCGGTGGCCCCGGTGGCCAACATGTGAACAAAGTGAACAGCAAGGTTATTTTAAAATGGGACGTGGCCGGCTCCAACCAACTTAGCGATGGCCAAAAAGAAACCATCGTTGTAAAGCTCTCGCGAAGGATGTCAAAAAATGGCGTGCTGGCCCTGCAGGAGCAGGAATCAAGGTCGCAGCGGGCCAATAAGGAAAAGGTGGTTGCCCGGCTGGATGCCCTCCTTCAAAAGGCGTTTACGGTCAAGAAGAAAAGGAAGCCTACCAAGCCCACGAAGGCATCCGTCCAAAAAAGGATAACGGGGAAGAAACGAAATGCCGAAAAAAAACAATGGCGTCAAAAGCCCGGGCATTGA